In Aegilops tauschii subsp. strangulata cultivar AL8/78 chromosome 3, Aet v6.0, whole genome shotgun sequence, one genomic interval encodes:
- the LOC109756897 gene encoding putative cytochrome c oxidase subunit 5C-4: MSTTAHKVATQAASAAGARMKGRRPPSVVKEIVYGMSLGLFAGYLWKLHHWSNQRRTREFYALLDEGRITVVVDEPAGAKD, translated from the coding sequence ATGTCGACGACGGCGCACAAGGTGGCGACgcaggcggcgtcggcggcgggggCGAGAATGAAGGGTCGGCGGCCGCCGAGCGTGGTGAAGGAGATCGTGTACGGGATGAGCCTGGGGCTCTTCGCGGGGTACCTGTGGAAGCTGCACCACTGGAGCAACCAGCGCCGCACCCGCGAGTTCTACGCCCTGCTCGACGAGGGCAGGATCACAGTCGTCGTCGACGAGCCGGCCGGAGCCAAGGATTAG